AGAGAAAAAATGGACGAAATGTACACACAATAGTGGGCACTGCAGCGAAAACTTGAGGAAAATAACTGGTTAAGAGAATTGCTTAAACCAGCTCCCAGTATTGCTTCTGTGACTGAAACTTTTAACTTGATTGTTCAGTTTTTTATTGGTACctatcatcaaatacaatttcTGTTTATCAGGTTTTCTGTATGCATATTGATGTTGCACAATATCATAAAGCGATCTTTTCGGTGATTGCAGAAAACGAGATAGAAAATCATGTTCATTCTTTGTTGACTCTTGTCCGAGTTCAACTTTCATGTCTTCACAAAACTTTTACGGAAAAAAAACGGAGATTTGATTTCGTGAAGATTATTTGTCGGCCTTGATAACTATACCAACAAAAAGTACTTTTAAAGTTGAAGTTAGTACACCAAATAACATTAATATTACAGggttatctataaaaaatacggattaatgaaaatgtcttgcaagtttgtccgTTATCATAATTTGACGTCGCTACAAGCGTAATATGCTAGGGAAGACATGCACTGCGTGTTCCTTCCTCcactaaatataaatgtccTGCTTTCAACAAAACGAAATGATGCACACATTACAAAAGTACATATCTGTAAGACcgtcaaaaagtaaaaaaacttcAGTATCATAAGTATAAGCTATTGTATGTCACTgcttgtttaaaatcatattcgGGTTGAATATATAATGCAGCAATATACCtccaaaaacacataattattaacagtaaaattgaatatcctatgtaattataaaatcatattgaaTTGGATTCTCACGGCATTTATACCTGTGTGTTATAATTTGCATTTACCCAACAAGGAAAGCAGGAAGAATATTAGATAAAGCGCGTTTCCAATTTAACGTCATTTTTATGTTACACTAAATGGTAGCAATATCTGACGTTGCGTCTGATATCTGTTTTACAATATATGTGTCATAGGATTAAGCACCTTTTTTAAGGTTATTGATAAAGATATCGATTGTTCTACACTAGGTGAACATTTCGACAATTAATATATCTTCAGTGACGTTCGAggacaactattttttttattattaaattcaaAGCTTTTTTCCAAAAAAGATAAATAGGGTCATAAGCAAAAAGGACAGTGTAATTATAGCAAATGCTAAATTGAGGGTCACAGGTATACGGTTTCCATGAGGTCGAATAAGTTTTCCATCAACGAGGGACGTGCACACCACTCTTGAGAAAATCTTTTTGGAAAAAGGAAGGATATAACGGATGCTTGTTAGAAAAACTTGtgaattttaccaaaaaaagcGTTTATGCCAAATATTCTTTGTCATGCGCACCTGAAGTCATGATTTCTAAATAAGGTACTGTAACACTTTGAATTTTTGCAGTCtccttttattaataaaaatttcagGCAAAGCTATTCTTCTGTCTTCTGCTTTTGATATCTGAAAAAGAGAAATAATTGCAAAGAATAAAAAAGGCTaatattttccaaataattatacCAAGAAGTATCGTATATTGTATCATTACATATTCATACATATATCATGTTTTGCTAAATagaagtatatttttttcaatttcaattctttattactTTGAGCAAATGATGCTCAtcagtacaaatataatatatatgcaaatacaatatatcataaataaatacataaaacatacaTAACTGATAAATGAATACATCCGAGAAGAATAATAATCTATATTAAGTATTGGTAACGTATAACATGTCTGTTCTACGTTTAAATGCATGGTAAAGAAATTTACAAAGGTTACATATGTCTTTTACATTTTCTGTGCTCAACAACTGTATAAGCTTAAATGACGATGGACGCTTATAATAATATGGCTTAATATACTGCCTCCTAATTGCATTATAACAATcacactgtaaaataaaatggatcTCGTCTTCGATTGTATTTAAAGTACAGAGAGtgcattttcttaaaaagtataaaaaggtaaatgatttaaatacaattaaaaataagatttataaGTTTATTGATTGGTTTTGTATGGTAAATTTCCAGTGACAACTAATATGCGTAATTAATTTTGGGGAAACATACCGTAGTTTTCTCTATATAATTCCTAATCCTTAGACTTTTGTCTTTTTCTGAAGTTCCTTGTCCTTTTTCTTGTCAAACAGTCGGTATCGTATTCTGTAAATCTTAAAATACACAAGACTTCAATTTAAAGTCGCAAAACAAGATATTATCAGctttgaaaatataaagttttttttagagAAGTATAATTAACAGCTCATATGGTTTGCtctcaaacaaaaacaattctaTTTTACGATATTTACAATATTCATTTAGCGAGAAAGAACAATTGAGCCACGAAACAGGGTCGAAATACTATAACTTAAACTAACTTCTGATTGAACAATACGAGGACCGAAAGTTCACATTGCATGCATGCATTtcgataataataataacaaacaaatgctggatTCATTGCTCTCAAAGCATTTTCATAGATTACCCTTCACAAAAAATAGAACGGAAATATGACATAACAGCTATATATAGTAATGTTTCCCGCCAATTAAAAGACAGGCTTAAAAAGTGGAAACTGCTGTATCcgttaataatttaatttttgtagtCCCAGTCCGTTTTTTTTCCATCTGGTATagttttatgcatattttaatttatttccttTGAAACTGTACACAATAGTCAACATTCTTCAGTTTAACCttgtaataaattatcataACATTTTTCATACAAACTTACCAGATGAACAAGAGGCCAACAAAAGCACCCTTCTGGTTGCACTTGCTCTACTGGAGTGACATTGTAGTCATTGACAATATTGTCGTCTGCTGTCCACGGCTTTACTACAGACGACAGGAATCCAGACATTTTAACAGGAGGATGGACTATAGCATCCTCGGTTTCTGTCAGTCTTTCATTCCAAGAGACATTTTCTGTTTCCGTTGTCTTGATGTCTGTTATTATGTGTCCTAACTCAATCGGTAATAAggaagatttgttttcatttgcaaCTTGTTTTACAACAAAAGCGCAATTTATTCTActcttaattttgtttttaacttcaTAATTATTAAAATCTTCTGTGTAGCGGTTGTAGTTAGTATTCACGAAATCATGCCATTTTGATGTTACCTCAGTTGCAAAACTTTTGGTACCTTCACTTATTTCTGAGTcctctgttttgttttgtattctagtctgactattgttgtCCTTATTTTCACCGTGTTCTTTCTTCTCATCGATGTCGAAACATTCACTTCCACAATATGCGATTTGAAAACTCATGACTGCTGCAAAATGATCACCGTCGTACAACAAATAGTTGCAGACTATAAATATAGCCTAGGCAACAACAATCAACGTCGTCATTATGACGTTCGGTCATTATCACTTTGCATCCGTATTGTACCTTCGATATGCTTCtgtcaaaggagtaggtccattaagacccctttttggccccaacaTATggcagttttataaaattgttaaaatgtatacttttagttatttattgtacagtataatgcttctgctacataaatatgggctgttttcgaCAATACGCTGTACATATATcgagtactagcaccattaagtcatgctaaattactgaactcttcacaattctagcattttggttaaattttagacggttccGTGGGAAAGAAAGTGGCCGAATTCgtgttcattcaaaatatttaaatgttcgttgtatttgatgataaaacttaacatatataagggttgaggatgaacacgcatgcggccactttcatttttgacaaaaaaatcttaaaagtgacattttcagcatatttggtagatttttcatatttgagctttaatcagagcgtttttaatgactaaatcatttaaaatctttcacataaattaattgaatcaaataaaatagacatttaagtgtttaaaaagtggtcaacatctttcgtcagatgaacctgaaatttgaggcaaaaatcggtcattaccggacctactcctttttaaaacttataatgttGTAAAGTAATTATTGGACTACCGACTATGTTTAAagtgcatgtacatgtatgtataccaCTCAAATTAATTTATTGGATCAAGGCCCCAAAACTGCAATGTTATAACATCCAACAAAGTACGTACATGTAACTGTCGTTTTTGATGTaatttataagtgtttctcttAATTTAAAGActatacagtttttttttccagtttggattgttttacactagtcattttggggccctttacaTAGTTTGCTGTTCGGAGAAaaaaggctctgtgttgaaggtcgtactatGACTTTGACCAATAAGGGTTTACCATTTACATGGAAGGAGAGTTGCCTCacttgcactcataccacatcttcttatttctatagtagaagaataaaaaataatcaaaaacgATTACCCTATGAATTGAAATAGTATCCATATTACTGACAAGACTGTTTCTTGGAAAACCAAGCACAGCAATATAATTATAGTGAGAACATGGTTATATAAAAACTCGACCGTACATGACACAAGTAAGACAAGTTGAACTTAAGGCAAAGATCAAGATACTCTAAGGTTACCTATAGTCGGCTGACCATTCACGACCCCTTAACGACTTCATCACGACTCAAACCCGACCACTAATTGAATGCATATTCGTTGATTCCGAACAATTCATGATCTTTATACTCGATAAGCTAGAGAAAATCGACTATACTCGATCTCAGTCTCATCTCGGCCAGACTAGATCGACTTGATCGTATAGAGGTCGTGGGGATAGTTGGGCATTGGTCGGGTATGTacaatttcagtataaaaaactCTGAATTTTTATATCACCCCGGGCACTGCAGCGGAGaaggcattttaaaagtattaccCCTGTCCATCCGTGAGCACGTATACGAACGTTCCAACAATAagtttccgttctctaattcaatttgcctcaaccaaatttaaTGAAACGCAATGCAATAATAAACAGAGCAAGTGCGACTTTGGGTGGCGCCACTTTTACCATTCTTGAGTAATGACtctttataacattatatgcaAGCAGGGGCATTATCTGTTTCCAATGGACACGTTCCCCGTTTATTTGGTTGGATTCAGTAATTCACCGAAGGTCTGagtaaattttgtttacatttaaaataattatctaCATGGAGATCAATCAGTTAGATTGTTTGGCAAGGTTGATAGGGCTCAGATAGACAGGTTAATAGCTGTGATGGAGCTTGAAGAAAGCATAGAAAACAATCAAAAAGGGGAAGACAACAAAAGGTGCCGAAAAATCAAGATATGCAGTGACTGACAAAGCGACCACCGTGTGGGCAGTATCAAAAGTAATCACTGAACTCCGAGGGAAAActtaaaatggaaagtccctaattaaataGCAAAATCATAAGTATGAGAGACTTACAGGAGCTGAACCAAGAGGACTCCaatggttataaaaaaaatcctgaaagTAGAGCGGGACGCTGATTTGTtttatcggaccacagatgaattatcacgttgtgattggttaaactccgtcacgtggtgaccccctatgagaccgtatggggttagtaagtttcatatggggttcatgacgcgttaatggcgacgccatctattaatgttgttgtgtttcagtgtttatttttcatcacAACGCCGtagaaaaagtccagcgtccgataaattcgttatacggttaactactgaccccctacggatccatagagggtgaataaaattcataggggactcggcctccggcctcaccccctatggattttactaaccctctatggatccgtatggggtcagtagcgaaccatataacttataataggAGTTTTACT
Above is a window of Mytilus trossulus isolate FHL-02 chromosome 4, PNRI_Mtr1.1.1.hap1, whole genome shotgun sequence DNA encoding:
- the LOC134713870 gene encoding uncharacterized protein LOC134713870, encoding MSFQIAYCGSECFDIDEKKEHGENKDNNSQTRIQNKTEDSEISEGTKSFATEVTSKWHDFVNTNYNRYTEDFNNYEVKNKIKSRINCAFVVKQVANENKSSLLPIELGHIITDIKTTETENVSWNERLTETEDAIVHPPVKMSGFLSSVVKPWTADDNIVNDYNVTPVEQVQPEGCFCWPLVHLIYRIRYRLFDKKKDKELQKKTKV